The DNA segment GATCAAGGCAGAATCGGCGATTCAATTTCGCAAGCCTACCAGACGGCGATGAAGTTTAACATTGGACTTGAAGCGGGCCGGGTCACTGTTCTTACTACCGAGGGAAAGCGTTTATCTTTCAGCGCTGATCGAGCGTGCGCCCAATGTGGGTTCACGTTTCCGACTCCGAGCGCGGCACTCTTTTCATTTAATTCTCCCATCGGGGCCTGCACGTCGTGCAATGGATTCGGCAATACACTTTCTCTCGATGAAGCGAAAATTGTCCCAAATCCCGCGCTAAGCCTCAGCGAAGGCGCCCTTCATCCGTTTTCGATGCCTTCAGCTGCCTATGACCGCAAACAGTTGGCCAGCTACTGTAAGTCCGCCGGCATCAATATGAAGCTCCCCTGGAACCGTCTGTCCCAATCGGCTCGCGAAAAAATCTGGAATGGCGACGGCAAGTTCTATGGAGTGACCGGACTTTTTGAATATCTCGAAACAAAGAAATATAAAATGCACGTGCGCGTGTTTTTGTCGCGCTACAAATCGCCCCAACCATGCGGCGTCTGTAAGGGCACTCGGCTGAAGCCTGAAACGCAATTGTTCTTGGTCGGCGGAAAGTCTGTCAGCCAGCTTTCGACGATGACTGTTGGCGAACTTTTCAAATTTGTTAATTCGATCAGCCTCTCGGCAACTGAAGACGAAATGGCGGGAGAAGTATTTCGACAATTGCGTTCAAGGCTTAAGTTTTTAAATGACGTCGGTGTTGAATACCTAACCATGGATCGTCCTACGCGAACGCTTTCCGGAGGCGAGTACCAACGCTTGAATCTTGCAAAACAGTTGGGAATGGGTCTTTCGCAGACTCTTTATGTCTTAGACGAACCGACGGTAGGCCTTCATCCGCGCGACAACGATCGTCTGATTGGAATCCTTAAACAACTAAACGATCTTGGAAATACTCTGGTCGTGGTCGAGCACGATCATGACGTAATCGCGAGTTCAAATCACTTGATTGAAGTTGGCCCCGGGTCTGGCCACTTGGGTGGCAACATTGTCTACAGCGGACCAACCAAAGATTTCTATTCAAGCAAAATTTCGCCGACGGCCCCGTATTTGCGACTTGATAGTCCACTAAAGAAAATCGATCTTCGCACTCGTTCAACTTCCATTGCCGAGCACCGTTTCGCAATCGAACTTAAAGGCTGCCACGGTAATAATTTGAAAAACGTCGACGCCAAGTTTCCGTTAAATAGACTGGTTACGGTCACAGGCGTCAGCGGCTCAGGTAAATCGACACTGGTGTCGCAAACTTTGTATCCGATCGTCGCTCAACATCTGCGAGTCGAATATAGAATTGGCCAGCCCTTTGACGACATCACCGGCCTTGATCACCTAAAAGGTGTTTTGTTTATCGACCAATCGCCGATCGGCAAAACGGCGCGATCCAGCCCCATTACTTATTTGAAAATCTTTGATGCTGTTCGAAACTTAATGTCGGCTTTGCCAGAGTCAAAACTTCGCGGCTATACCCCGGGAACTTTCAGTTTAAACGTCGATGGCGGTCGCTGCCCAGTTTGCAAAGGTTTAGGGGTTGAAGTCGTCGACATGATGTTCATGGACGACGTCGCACTTGTTTGCGATTCGTGCGACGGGAAAAAATATCGTCGAGAACTTCTAGAAGTTAAGTACAAAGACAAAAACATTCATGAGATCTTGAACATGACCGTGGATGAAGCAATGGAATTTTTTGTCGCGTATCCGAAGATTCGAAAACCACTTTCCTTTTTGCGTGAAGTTGGACTTGGCTATGTAAGGCTTGGTCAAAGTGCCGCAACTTTAAGCGGCGGCGAATCGCAGCGACTGAAGATCGCGCGAGAATTTATTGGCACGCAGCAAAAGGGAACTCTGTACATCCTAGATGAACCTACAACCGGCCTGCACTTTCGCGAGATCGAAATGTTGATGCGCGTCCTACACCGCCTGGTAGATTCAGGCGGAAGCGTGATTTTGATCGAACACAATCTTGATGTCATTCGGTCGAGTGACTGGGTGATTGATATGGGGCCGGACGCTGGAAAGGGCGGCGGAGAAATCGTCGCCGCAGGAACACCGATAGAAATTATGGCGAACCCGAAAAGTCTGACCGGTCACTACCTGAAGCGATACTTAGAAGATGAGTCGCAGTCAAAACCACAAAAGCCAAGCGCGCGCAAAGAGGCCGCAACATGAATCAAGTGCTGTTGAGTTTAAAGCGGCTTTGGCCCCTTGTGCGTCCGTACAAGAAAAAACTTGTAGCGGTGTTTTTCTTTGGTTTGATCATCAGTCTTTGCAATGTCGCACAGACAGCTTTGGTGAAAACTCTATTCAGCGAGGTTTTCGAAAAACGAAGTTCGATTATCCCGGTTTTAGGTTTCGAAATTTCCGCCTGGCACCTGCCCTTCGTGTTTCCTGCGCTATACCTTGTTTGGGGTGCCGCTCGGTACGTTCACTACATGATTTTAATTATGATCAATGAGCGCGTTATTGCAGACGTGCGAATTAAAACTGTCGACCAGGCACTGCGCTTGAATCTTAGTTTTCATTCTAAATTTGAATCTGGCTCTGGAGGCCTCATGAGCCGAATACTTAATGACACTGGGATTCTACACATCGGCCTAGTTTTCTTCGGCGATGTACTTCGCGAACCAATGATCGCAATCGCGCTTGTCAGCTATATGCTTTTTCTCGACTGGAAACTGACGCTGGCGCTGCTCGCATTCCTTCCGATTTTCGTCGCAATGACAAAGCAGGTTTCTAGAAGCCTTCGGAAGTACGGCCACATCAATCGGCAAGCGATGGAAGCTGTAACCGCAGATATTAAGGAAAATCTCGACGGGATTCGGGTGATTCAATCGTTCAACCTTGAAGACACAATGAGTGCTCGTCTAAAAAAGTCGATGGACCATTACATCGAAACTCGACGCAAAATTGTTAGCCGGGAAGAAGCGGTAAGCCCGATCAACGAGTTCCTCGCTTCGAATTTGGTTATGGGCCTCGTCCTCTACATGATGACTCTGATTTTAGAGTCAAAGGCGACAGGCGGCGAATTTCTTGCGTTTCTATTTGCTGCAGGACAGCTGCAGAATCCAATCAAGCGGCTTCAAGAGACTTTTGTTCGGGTCCAACAGACCGTGGTCGTCACAGATCGTCTTTTTGGCTTAATCGAGAGTACCGATCGCGTTCCGATCGCTGCGAACCCAAAGCCGTTTCCGATCGAATGGAAATCTATCGAGTTCCGAAACGTCCGATTTCGTTACGGCGAAGAGGACGTCTTAAAGGGCGTATCCTTTACGGTGAATCGCGGAGAAGTGATTGCCCTCGTGGGATCAAGTGGTTCTGGAAAATCGACTTTAGTAAATCTCCTTGAAAGATTTTATGATCCGACTGCTGGCGAAATTCTTGTCGATGGTGTTTCGCTGAAAGAATTTGATCTGAAAGACTTGCGATCAAAAATTGCTCTTGTCACACAGGACGTGTTTTTGTTTCGTGACTCTGTTGCGACGAACATCCTCGCAGGCCGTGGCGAGTTATCGGACATAGATCGTGTCGGTGACACGGTCCAGGTGAAGCCTCACGCTCTTCAGGCAATTCAAAGCGCTTCAAGACACGCGCATGCCGATCCCTTTATTCAAAAGCTTCCTGAACAATATCAAACGGGCGTTGGCGAACGCGGTGGCCTACTTTCGGGCGGCGAAAAGCAACGAGTCTCCATTGCGCGCGCCTTTTATAAAAATGCGCCGATCTTGATTTTAGATGAAGCAACAAGCGCACTCGATTCCGTCAGCGAGTTGGAAGTGCAAAAAGGACTTTCGGAATTGATGAAGGGTCGCACCGTCTTCGTGATTGCCCACCGTCTTTCGACCGTTCGTGCGGCCAGCAGAATTTTGGTGATGAGTCATGGGGAAGTCATCGAAACAGGTTCACATGAAGAGCTTGTTGCAAAGGGCGGCGAATATTCTCGCTTTCATGCTCTTCAGATGACTGAACAATAGCGCTTCCGCAACAATTGAAATCGGTGCAGGTGTCTCAAACTGAGGCGGTATTGGGCGACAATTACGGCTGTGATTTCTTGTCGAAGTATTGAGCGCCTGAACAGTTTGTCGACACCTGAACTTAAATTCTTCAGCTGGCTAATCATTTAGGCGGAGTACGAATTTC comes from the Deltaproteobacteria bacterium genome and includes:
- a CDS encoding ABC transporter ATP-binding protein; translation: MNQVLLSLKRLWPLVRPYKKKLVAVFFFGLIISLCNVAQTALVKTLFSEVFEKRSSIIPVLGFEISAWHLPFVFPALYLVWGAARYVHYMILIMINERVIADVRIKTVDQALRLNLSFHSKFESGSGGLMSRILNDTGILHIGLVFFGDVLREPMIAIALVSYMLFLDWKLTLALLAFLPIFVAMTKQVSRSLRKYGHINRQAMEAVTADIKENLDGIRVIQSFNLEDTMSARLKKSMDHYIETRRKIVSREEAVSPINEFLASNLVMGLVLYMMTLILESKATGGEFLAFLFAAGQLQNPIKRLQETFVRVQQTVVVTDRLFGLIESTDRVPIAANPKPFPIEWKSIEFRNVRFRYGEEDVLKGVSFTVNRGEVIALVGSSGSGKSTLVNLLERFYDPTAGEILVDGVSLKEFDLKDLRSKIALVTQDVFLFRDSVATNILAGRGELSDIDRVGDTVQVKPHALQAIQSASRHAHADPFIQKLPEQYQTGVGERGGLLSGGEKQRVSIARAFYKNAPILILDEATSALDSVSELEVQKGLSELMKGRTVFVIAHRLSTVRAASRILVMSHGEVIETGSHEELVAKGGEYSRFHALQMTEQ
- the uvrA gene encoding excinuclease ABC subunit UvrA, whose protein sequence is MKSIHLWGVRQNNLKNIEVEIPLGSFTVVCGPSGSGKSSLAFQTLYAEGQRRYIESLSSYARQFLGKAPKPELDGISNIPPAIAIEQKNSVKTSRSTVGTTTEVIDYLRLLFEKIGAPTCPTYGFRITNDAPTEATRKVVQELEGKRGYILAPVTFSKGRLPADVLLKLLIQEGYQRILIPPGATMPATEPKAGKGARGTGRGSSKEAMSKGKKTSKKSSVLGEDDSSDDSATPPAEGESLSVLQATASVGLPKCREYDASPEIGTVYEIQPTDAETVLPLSDFYIVVDRVAFRADDQGRIGDSISQAYQTAMKFNIGLEAGRVTVLTTEGKRLSFSADRACAQCGFTFPTPSAALFSFNSPIGACTSCNGFGNTLSLDEAKIVPNPALSLSEGALHPFSMPSAAYDRKQLASYCKSAGINMKLPWNRLSQSAREKIWNGDGKFYGVTGLFEYLETKKYKMHVRVFLSRYKSPQPCGVCKGTRLKPETQLFLVGGKSVSQLSTMTVGELFKFVNSISLSATEDEMAGEVFRQLRSRLKFLNDVGVEYLTMDRPTRTLSGGEYQRLNLAKQLGMGLSQTLYVLDEPTVGLHPRDNDRLIGILKQLNDLGNTLVVVEHDHDVIASSNHLIEVGPGSGHLGGNIVYSGPTKDFYSSKISPTAPYLRLDSPLKKIDLRTRSTSIAEHRFAIELKGCHGNNLKNVDAKFPLNRLVTVTGVSGSGKSTLVSQTLYPIVAQHLRVEYRIGQPFDDITGLDHLKGVLFIDQSPIGKTARSSPITYLKIFDAVRNLMSALPESKLRGYTPGTFSLNVDGGRCPVCKGLGVEVVDMMFMDDVALVCDSCDGKKYRRELLEVKYKDKNIHEILNMTVDEAMEFFVAYPKIRKPLSFLREVGLGYVRLGQSAATLSGGESQRLKIAREFIGTQQKGTLYILDEPTTGLHFREIEMLMRVLHRLVDSGGSVILIEHNLDVIRSSDWVIDMGPDAGKGGGEIVAAGTPIEIMANPKSLTGHYLKRYLEDESQSKPQKPSARKEAAT